The following proteins come from a genomic window of Enterococcus gilvus ATCC BAA-350:
- the glpO gene encoding type 1 glycerol-3-phosphate oxidase, with the protein MFSFQERSNMIQKLSNQTYDLVIIGGGITGAGVALQAAASGLSVALLEMQDFAEGTSSRSTKLVHGGLRYLKTFDVEVVADTVSERAIIQGIAPHIPKADPMILPIFDEPGSTFNMFSIKVAMDLYDHLAGITGGQYANYMLSKEEILEREPQLEENGLLGGGVYLDYRNNDARLVIENIKRAVSDGAIAVSRMEVEEILHDDQGNVSGVKAKDLLDEQVVSITSKLVINTAGPWSDFVNKLDKEIDHQPHMRPTKGVHLVVDGEKLKVPQPTYFDTGENDGRMIFVIPRESKTYFGTTDTDYEGDYNHPRVEKSDVDYLLKIVNRRYPDAKLTIQDIEAAWAGLRPLISEAGGDYNGTKKEKISDENFEKIIRAADDYKNGKQSRPKVEKTIADAAKEEPKDNPSAVSRGSDLTIAKDGLLILSGGKLTDYRLMAAGAMKKIVSLLPDNTIEVIDSEKYPVSGGDLDPKQVDQELDSLAKKGEALGLPEEDAKYLAELYGSNANKVFALKDQGAFDGLTLAESMSLRYAMAEEMTLTPVDYLLRRTNYMLFISHRLMEIKEAVVDAMAEVFEWDAETKEAYQRELEEQIRETQLTDLKK; encoded by the coding sequence GTGTTTTCTTTTCAAGAACGATCAAACATGATTCAAAAATTAAGCAATCAGACGTATGATCTAGTGATTATCGGCGGCGGGATAACAGGAGCAGGGGTCGCTTTGCAGGCGGCAGCTTCAGGACTCTCAGTGGCATTGCTAGAAATGCAGGACTTTGCGGAAGGAACGTCTTCAAGATCGACCAAACTTGTTCATGGAGGACTCCGCTATCTTAAAACGTTTGATGTCGAGGTGGTTGCCGACACCGTAAGTGAACGAGCCATTATTCAAGGAATTGCCCCGCACATTCCTAAAGCAGACCCGATGATTTTACCTATTTTTGATGAACCAGGTTCCACCTTCAACATGTTTTCGATCAAAGTGGCAATGGATCTTTATGACCATCTAGCAGGGATCACAGGCGGCCAATACGCGAACTATATGTTGAGTAAAGAAGAAATCTTAGAACGAGAACCGCAGTTAGAAGAAAACGGGCTGCTGGGGGGCGGTGTTTATTTAGATTATCGGAACAACGATGCCCGGTTGGTCATTGAGAATATCAAACGCGCAGTGTCAGATGGAGCCATAGCGGTGAGTCGGATGGAGGTTGAAGAGATCCTTCACGACGATCAAGGAAACGTATCTGGGGTAAAAGCCAAAGATCTATTGGATGAACAAGTCGTATCAATCACTAGTAAACTGGTGATCAATACAGCAGGCCCTTGGTCTGATTTTGTAAATAAGCTGGATAAGGAAATCGACCATCAGCCGCACATGCGTCCAACGAAAGGGGTCCATTTAGTCGTAGACGGCGAGAAATTAAAGGTTCCGCAGCCTACGTATTTTGATACAGGTGAAAATGACGGTCGCATGATTTTCGTGATCCCTAGAGAAAGCAAAACGTATTTCGGGACGACGGACACGGATTATGAAGGCGATTACAACCATCCGAGGGTAGAAAAATCTGACGTAGACTATCTATTGAAGATCGTCAATCGCCGGTATCCTGACGCGAAGCTTACGATTCAAGACATTGAAGCTGCTTGGGCAGGATTACGTCCTTTGATCAGCGAAGCAGGCGGCGATTACAACGGAACAAAAAAAGAAAAAATCAGCGACGAAAACTTTGAAAAAATCATTCGTGCAGCAGATGACTATAAAAATGGCAAACAGTCGCGACCGAAAGTTGAAAAAACGATCGCCGATGCAGCTAAAGAAGAGCCTAAAGACAACCCTTCAGCGGTGTCTCGCGGCAGTGATCTGACGATCGCTAAAGATGGGTTACTGATTCTATCAGGCGGGAAGCTGACGGACTATCGGTTGATGGCGGCTGGCGCGATGAAGAAAATCGTGTCTCTATTGCCTGACAATACTATTGAAGTCATAGATTCCGAAAAATACCCTGTTTCTGGCGGTGACCTCGATCCGAAACAAGTGGATCAGGAACTCGACAGCCTTGCGAAAAAAGGGGAAGCGCTAGGGTTACCTGAGGAAGATGCGAAATATTTAGCTGAGTTATATGGATCAAATGCAAATAAAGTGTTTGCACTGAAGGATCAAGGCGCTTTTGATGGCCTCACCTTAGCAGAGTCCATGTCTTTACGGTACGCGATGGCGGAAGAGATGACCTTGACCCCCGTGGATTACTTGTTGCGGCGAACCAACTATATGCTCTTTATCAGCCACCGGTTGATGGAAATCAAAGAGGCTGTGGTAGATGCGATGGCGGAGGTCTTCGAGTGGGATGCAGAAACAAAGGAAGCGTATCAAAGGGAACTAGAAGAGCAGATCAGAGAAACACAATTAACGGATTTAAAGAAGTAA
- a CDS encoding heavy metal translocating P-type ATPase, with product MSNRKKFLLTAMVGLVALILEFGFHQSQWAFWLVSIIGGIMTISMLIGMIQTLRSGKYGVDILAITAIVATLLVGDYWASLVVLIMLTGGDSLEDYASHQASRELRSLLDNSPQVAHRVTGETIEDLAVEDVQVGELILVKPGELVPVDGRVVAGESFVDESSLTGESKPIEKKANDELMSGSINGDAALRFKVTKAAKDSQYQTLVKLVKESEAQPAHFVRLADRYAVPFTLIAYVIGGVAWFVSKDPVRFAEVLVVASPCPLILAAPVALVAGMSRSSRNGIVVKTGTTIEKLARAKSVAFDKTGTLTEGKLSVDTIHPTSKDYSKEALIAYAASGEQESSHILARSLVAYAKDQKMTLYPVSELEEVTGQGIQTIVEGKKIRVGKAAFAGSAVSLSKEKTAVFVSIEGESIGYITFTDVVRKESADTIKALTELGIKKTIMLTGDHQVIADQIAREVGITEVHAECLPEEKINVIKTLSEADRPGIMVGDGVNDAPALGVADIGIAMGAHGSTAASESADAVILKDDLSRVSEAVRLSQDTMRIARQSVLIGIVICVILMLIASTGVIPALLGAALQEVIDTVSILSALRARKDN from the coding sequence ATGAGTAATCGGAAGAAATTTTTGTTAACAGCGATGGTTGGACTCGTCGCACTAATTTTGGAATTTGGTTTCCATCAAAGCCAATGGGCATTTTGGCTGGTTTCGATCATTGGAGGAATAATGACGATCTCTATGCTGATCGGGATGATCCAAACCTTGCGTTCAGGGAAATATGGCGTGGACATTTTGGCGATCACTGCGATCGTCGCGACATTGCTGGTTGGAGATTACTGGGCAAGTCTCGTTGTGCTGATCATGTTGACTGGCGGAGACAGCTTAGAGGATTACGCCAGCCATCAGGCCAGCCGCGAACTGCGCTCACTTTTAGATAACTCGCCGCAGGTGGCCCATAGAGTAACAGGAGAAACGATTGAAGATCTTGCGGTGGAGGACGTTCAGGTAGGCGAGTTGATTTTAGTGAAACCGGGAGAACTGGTGCCGGTAGATGGTCGGGTCGTTGCGGGAGAATCGTTTGTGGATGAGTCGTCATTGACAGGCGAGTCTAAACCCATTGAAAAGAAAGCCAACGATGAGCTGATGTCTGGATCGATCAATGGTGACGCAGCATTGCGGTTCAAAGTAACAAAGGCCGCAAAAGACAGTCAATACCAAACGTTAGTAAAACTGGTCAAAGAATCCGAAGCACAGCCTGCTCATTTTGTTCGACTAGCCGATCGGTATGCGGTGCCCTTCACCTTGATTGCCTATGTTATCGGAGGCGTCGCTTGGTTTGTGTCAAAAGATCCTGTCCGTTTCGCAGAGGTGCTAGTCGTTGCGTCACCTTGTCCGTTGATTTTGGCGGCACCGGTGGCTTTAGTGGCGGGGATGAGTCGCTCGAGCCGTAATGGGATCGTTGTAAAAACAGGAACGACGATTGAAAAATTAGCACGGGCAAAAAGTGTGGCCTTTGACAAAACAGGGACACTGACAGAAGGAAAACTATCGGTCGACACGATTCATCCGACTTCAAAGGACTATTCCAAAGAGGCGCTGATCGCGTATGCAGCAAGCGGGGAACAAGAGTCTAGCCACATTTTAGCGCGTTCGCTTGTTGCCTACGCCAAAGACCAAAAAATGACCTTGTACCCAGTTTCAGAGTTAGAAGAGGTCACGGGTCAAGGGATTCAGACTATCGTTGAGGGCAAGAAGATTCGCGTTGGGAAAGCGGCTTTCGCAGGATCAGCGGTGTCCTTGAGCAAAGAAAAAACAGCCGTATTCGTTTCTATCGAAGGTGAGTCCATCGGGTACATCACCTTCACAGACGTTGTTCGCAAGGAATCCGCCGACACGATCAAGGCGCTGACGGAACTAGGCATCAAGAAAACCATCATGCTGACGGGAGATCATCAAGTTATTGCAGATCAAATTGCTCGCGAAGTAGGGATCACTGAAGTCCACGCAGAATGTTTGCCAGAAGAGAAAATTAACGTTATTAAAACCTTGAGTGAAGCGGACCGCCCAGGCATCATGGTGGGTGATGGGGTCAACGATGCCCCGGCATTAGGCGTTGCTGATATCGGTATCGCGATGGGTGCCCATGGATCAACTGCGGCAAGTGAAAGTGCAGATGCGGTTATTTTAAAGGATGATTTAAGTCGTGTGTCAGAAGCGGTTCGACTCTCTCAAGACACGATGCGGATCGCACGTCAATCCGTCCTTATAGGGATCGTCATTTGTGTAATACTGATGCTGATCGCAAGCACAGGTGTTATTCCTGCATTACTGGGTGCGGCGCTACAAGAAGTGATCGATACCGTATCGATTTTATCTGCCTTAAGAGCACGTAAAGACAACTAA
- a CDS encoding LPXTG cell wall anchor domain-containing protein codes for MNVKAVMTEETPITAAQATWANTNNITFTDAFSLFNSGVAKLPLGKPVKVSATVSFSGDIEAIRQAQIAFENVGQGIQIDYDSILQFNENQKQAQFSLFITLIEPIPNGETRLFTVKVADNRPGDTNHLTPYSQRQTVIEDKSYVSHDSTPPVLVPPTTEPSTEPSTEPSTEPSTEPSTEPSTEPSTEPSTEPSTEPSTEPSTEPSTEPSTEPSTEPNTKPSREPNTKPNTDSSKKPSQKPSTKPTESVPSEKTESSVTEVPVKNTVQVHRSSLERVNERSVNPHLVQKERNKESTSSYRMLPKTGEALSDRLLVLGGMFSLLGALLLVIKRKS; via the coding sequence ATGAACGTAAAAGCAGTGATGACAGAGGAAACACCAATAACTGCTGCGCAAGCAACATGGGCAAATACAAATAACATCACATTTACCGATGCTTTTTCTCTATTTAATTCGGGCGTTGCGAAGTTGCCTTTAGGAAAGCCCGTAAAAGTATCCGCGACCGTCTCTTTTTCAGGAGACATCGAAGCGATCCGTCAGGCGCAGATAGCATTCGAGAATGTTGGCCAAGGTATACAAATCGACTATGATTCAATCCTTCAATTTAACGAAAATCAAAAGCAAGCGCAGTTCAGCCTTTTTATTACACTGATCGAACCGATCCCCAACGGTGAGACGCGTCTGTTCACTGTAAAAGTAGCCGATAATCGCCCTGGAGATACGAACCATTTAACGCCCTACAGCCAACGCCAAACCGTGATTGAAGACAAATCCTACGTTTCGCATGATAGCACTCCGCCTGTACTCGTTCCTCCTACGACCGAGCCAAGCACGGAACCAAGTACAGAGCCGAGCACCGAACCAAGTACAGAGCCAAGTACCGAACCAAGCACAGAGCCAAGCACGGAACCAAGCACAGAGCCAAGTACCGAACCAAGCACAGAGCCCAGCACGGAACCAAGTACAGAACCAAGCACGGAACCAAGTACCGAGCCAAACACAAAACCCAGCAGGGAACCAAATACAAAACCCAATACCGACTCAAGTAAAAAACCAAGTCAAAAGCCGAGCACCAAGCCTACAGAATCGGTTCCTTCTGAAAAAACCGAATCAAGCGTTACGGAAGTCCCAGTAAAAAACACTGTTCAGGTACATAGATCCTCGCTAGAAAGAGTGAATGAACGGTCAGTAAATCCTCATCTGGTGCAGAAGGAGAGGAATAAAGAATCGACTTCTTCTTATCGAATGCTGCCAAAGACTGGCGAAGCACTCTCAGATAGACTGCTGGTTCTCGGAGGGATGTTTAGTTTACTCGGAGCACTCCTATTGGTGATCAAGCGTAAATCTTAA
- a CDS encoding response regulator transcription factor: MNPSILLIEDDPNITDFMEVVLDQARYQLTIARTGMEALTAFQTTAIDLVLLDLGLPDIDGMDLLKILRKRMELPIVIISARNNEEEKVKALDLGADDYVTKPFGTNELLARIRTALRHKNTQAATSPIIENNTLSIDFEKQLVYKDGEEIHLTKNEYRILALMFRQLGKVVTYQTLMTEVWGPYSNDSQTLRVNMSNIRKKIETDTLKPEYLVTEIGVGYRLRDHRTDR; the protein is encoded by the coding sequence ATGAACCCATCTATTTTACTGATTGAAGATGATCCGAACATCACGGATTTTATGGAAGTCGTTTTGGATCAAGCGAGGTATCAACTGACGATCGCGCGTACTGGAATGGAGGCGTTGACGGCTTTTCAGACGACCGCTATTGATTTGGTGCTGCTGGATCTAGGGTTGCCGGACATTGATGGCATGGACCTGCTGAAGATCCTTCGCAAGCGAATGGAGTTGCCGATCGTGATCATTTCAGCTAGGAACAATGAAGAAGAAAAAGTAAAGGCTCTGGATCTGGGCGCGGATGATTATGTCACCAAACCCTTTGGCACCAATGAACTGCTTGCCCGCATTCGTACAGCTCTTCGACATAAAAATACGCAAGCAGCGACTTCTCCAATAATAGAAAATAACACGTTGTCGATTGATTTTGAAAAGCAGCTAGTCTACAAAGACGGAGAAGAGATTCATTTGACAAAAAACGAATACCGAATTTTGGCGTTGATGTTTCGTCAATTAGGAAAAGTCGTGACGTACCAAACGTTGATGACAGAAGTCTGGGGACCTTATAGCAACGACTCCCAAACGCTGCGGGTGAATATGTCGAATATCCGAAAAAAAATCGAGACGGATACATTGAAACCTGAATACTTAGTTACGGAGATCGGTGTAGGCTATCGACTCCGAGACCATCGCACCGACCGATAG
- a CDS encoding sensor histidine kinase — MEEENKQLGDARRGRLRVFFGFAAGVGKTYGMLAEAHELLLMGKNVVVGYVEPHDRPDTNRLLEGLPQIPPKIIRYKEILLNEPDIDEIIRQKPEIVLIDELAHTNAIGSRNRKRYQDVDELLNAGIDVFTTVNVQHIESLNDIVEEVTGIEVKETVPDTFLQQATIKVIDVEPDELIERLEQGKIYANENAKRALQNFFIPQKLDQLRGLAIQRASDHINRISGKRTGIQNKLLTVVNDTFPKMTEKCIRWTARLAQGLGAEWTVIQVRLQDDTPTNIPLAEKLGAEVISIEEEDSFETIVEFAKMTGVTDIIMGKNLRQPWYEKLFTEAFDDRLLRRLSDTELHLIPFNEEKHSLFFKTRKVIEGGGKDLGIAIGGVFLATIVTELMKYIHVGDQNLMLVYIFFILLVARTTSGYFWSALSSILSVLSFNWFFVAPLYSLTVYKQGYPITLVIMFVVALMISNLMVRLKKQAESAMEKEHQMEILYELNKQYVLAESRQQILDISATYLSRLLEREVIIFDRQAKLESNHRVDQRPSLLDTKDEAAVAFWSAKNQKEAGNGTDTLIGAKGFYLPIVASGKTLAVLGIERNAGLELENDQLNYLKLVLTQIAVILEQTELKDEKEQVELENEREKVRSNLLRAVSHDLRTPLTVISGIAETLGAGNELKEETRKKLLSDIQEESQWLIRMVENLLSITRINMDTMKVTKTAEPVEEIIEAVYKHLKKVYPEGQVAVQLPDDVIFIQADPILIEQALFNLVENAFRHGEKEQPVKLTVYQEQGQTVFEIENHGKIPLKQFQKIQSNLSSANEVSVDSKNGLGIGLSIVKTIIHAHNGKMTIDVKEGKTLVRIYLK; from the coding sequence ATGGAAGAGGAAAACAAACAATTAGGAGACGCCCGACGCGGCCGTTTGCGTGTGTTTTTCGGTTTCGCGGCAGGGGTTGGGAAAACCTACGGAATGCTGGCGGAGGCGCATGAATTGCTGCTGATGGGAAAAAATGTGGTGGTGGGCTACGTTGAACCCCATGACCGACCAGATACCAATCGCCTACTAGAAGGATTGCCGCAGATCCCTCCGAAAATAATTCGTTATAAGGAAATCCTGTTAAATGAGCCGGATATTGATGAAATCATTCGGCAAAAACCGGAGATCGTTTTGATCGATGAATTGGCCCACACGAATGCGATAGGCTCGCGAAATCGCAAACGGTATCAGGACGTTGATGAATTGCTGAATGCGGGAATCGATGTGTTCACGACTGTCAATGTGCAGCACATCGAAAGCTTGAACGATATCGTTGAAGAGGTGACGGGGATCGAAGTGAAAGAGACAGTCCCCGATACCTTTCTACAACAAGCAACGATCAAGGTCATAGATGTGGAGCCGGATGAATTGATCGAGCGTCTCGAGCAGGGAAAAATCTACGCCAACGAAAATGCGAAACGGGCGTTACAAAATTTCTTCATTCCCCAAAAATTAGACCAGCTGCGAGGGCTGGCAATCCAGCGTGCTTCTGATCATATCAATCGGATCAGCGGTAAACGAACCGGAATCCAAAATAAATTACTAACGGTGGTAAATGATACGTTTCCTAAAATGACTGAAAAGTGCATTCGCTGGACCGCTCGCTTGGCGCAAGGACTAGGCGCGGAGTGGACAGTGATCCAAGTACGTTTGCAGGACGATACGCCCACCAATATCCCTCTAGCTGAAAAGCTTGGGGCGGAAGTGATCAGCATTGAGGAAGAGGACAGCTTTGAGACCATCGTGGAGTTCGCAAAAATGACCGGTGTGACTGACATCATTATGGGAAAGAATCTGCGGCAGCCTTGGTACGAGAAGCTGTTTACGGAAGCCTTTGATGATCGGTTGCTGCGGCGGTTGAGCGACACGGAATTACACTTGATCCCCTTTAATGAGGAAAAACATTCCTTGTTTTTTAAAACACGCAAAGTCATTGAAGGCGGCGGAAAAGATCTAGGAATCGCGATCGGCGGTGTTTTTTTAGCAACGATCGTGACGGAGTTGATGAAATACATCCATGTGGGTGATCAAAACTTGATGCTTGTCTATATCTTCTTTATCCTGCTTGTGGCACGCACGACTTCAGGTTATTTTTGGAGTGCCTTGTCCTCGATTTTGAGCGTGCTATCCTTCAACTGGTTTTTTGTCGCACCGCTGTATTCATTGACGGTTTATAAGCAGGGCTACCCCATTACACTCGTCATCATGTTCGTGGTGGCGCTGATGATCAGTAATCTTATGGTTCGATTAAAAAAACAAGCGGAGAGCGCCATGGAGAAAGAACATCAAATGGAGATCCTCTATGAATTAAACAAGCAATATGTTTTGGCGGAGAGCCGGCAGCAGATTCTCGATATTTCTGCGACGTATTTGTCCAGACTGCTGGAACGAGAAGTGATCATTTTTGATCGTCAGGCCAAATTGGAGAGCAATCACCGAGTGGATCAGCGCCCGTCCCTCTTGGATACGAAGGACGAAGCAGCGGTGGCCTTTTGGTCTGCAAAAAATCAAAAGGAAGCCGGTAATGGAACGGACACCTTGATCGGGGCAAAAGGTTTTTATTTACCGATCGTCGCCAGCGGAAAAACATTGGCTGTTTTAGGGATCGAACGAAACGCGGGTCTTGAATTAGAAAACGATCAGTTGAATTATTTGAAGCTGGTTTTGACGCAGATCGCTGTTATTTTAGAGCAAACAGAATTGAAGGACGAAAAAGAACAGGTCGAATTAGAGAATGAGCGGGAAAAAGTCCGCAGCAATTTGCTTCGGGCAGTTTCCCATGATTTGAGAACGCCCTTAACTGTTATTTCTGGAATTGCCGAAACCTTAGGCGCTGGGAATGAATTAAAAGAAGAAACACGGAAAAAACTGTTAAGTGATATCCAGGAAGAGTCGCAATGGCTGATTCGTATGGTGGAGAATTTGTTATCTATCACGCGTATCAATATGGACACGATGAAGGTGACAAAAACAGCGGAACCGGTAGAGGAAATTATTGAGGCGGTGTATAAGCATCTAAAAAAGGTCTATCCTGAAGGACAAGTGGCTGTCCAATTGCCAGATGACGTGATTTTTATCCAAGCAGACCCTATTTTGATCGAGCAAGCACTCTTCAACCTTGTAGAAAATGCTTTTCGACATGGTGAGAAGGAGCAACCTGTAAAACTGACTGTTTATCAAGAACAGGGGCAAACGGTTTTTGAGATTGAGAATCACGGGAAAATCCCACTGAAGCAATTTCAAAAAATCCAGTCGAATCTTTCCAGCGCAAACGAAGTGTCGGTGGATTCCAAAAATGGGCTGGGGATCGGATTAAGTATCGTAAAGACGATCATTCACGCCCACAACGGAAAAATGACCATCGATGTAAAGGAAGGTAAGACGCTTGTTAGAATTTATTTGAAATGA
- a CDS encoding potassium-transporting ATPase subunit C, translated as MKKSILGSLRFLLLSVIVFGGLYTAAVTGIGQLFFSDQANGSQVTRNNQVVGSTLIGQEFKQAQYFSGRSEKVSQLSPVSSEQKNLVDARTKVELAKNPTEKNVPNDLVTASASGVDPNISLEAAEFQVSRISKERKVSQQSIRTIIEENSQKDWFSDRHYVNVLQLNLALDKL; from the coding sequence ATGAAAAAGAGTATTTTAGGCAGTCTGCGTTTTCTTCTGCTGAGTGTGATTGTTTTTGGAGGGCTCTATACGGCGGCTGTTACTGGGATCGGCCAATTGTTTTTTTCAGACCAGGCGAATGGCAGTCAAGTTACAAGGAACAACCAAGTGGTCGGCTCAACACTCATTGGTCAAGAATTCAAGCAAGCCCAGTATTTTTCTGGCCGCAGTGAAAAAGTCAGTCAATTGTCTCCCGTTTCTTCTGAGCAAAAGAACTTAGTCGACGCACGGACAAAAGTAGAGCTGGCAAAAAATCCGACAGAAAAGAACGTTCCAAATGATCTCGTAACGGCTTCAGCCAGCGGCGTCGATCCGAATATCAGTCTAGAGGCGGCGGAATTCCAAGTTTCCCGAATCTCCAAAGAACGAAAGGTGAGTCAGCAGAGCATTCGTACTATAATAGAAGAAAACAGTCAAAAGGACTGGTTTTCTGACCGTCATTATGTCAATGTTTTGCAGTTGAACTTGGCATTAGATAAACTGTAA
- the kdpB gene encoding potassium-transporting ATPase subunit KdpB: MKKIYQWAVGQSFKKLDPRQQIKNPVMFVVYLGAIITTVLCFYPMRVPVWFSISVTLFLWLTLLFANFAEAVAEGRGKAQADSLKEAKKEVMTYKINRLEDIKDENFIELRSSDLKRGDLVYVRAGEQIPADGDVIEGAASVDESAITGESAPVIRESGGDRSAVTGGTTVVSDYLVIRVTSENGQSFLDKMIAMVEGTQRKKTPNEIGLQIFLITLTIIFLTVSITLVPFTAFSSQLSGKGEALSMIIVIALLICLAPTTIGALISSIGIAGMSRLTKENVIAMSGRAIEAAGDVDVLLLDKTGTITLGNRRASEFIPVHGVSEEQLADAAQLSSLADETAEGRSIVILAKERFNLRERAFQQSEVKFIDFSAKTRMSGIDYRGDVIRKGAADTMKKYVQANGESYPAECDEIVDKIARSGGTPLVVVKNNRVMGVVYLKDIVKNGVKEKFGDMRKMGIKTIMITGDNPLTAAAIAAEAGVDDFLAEATPENKMDLIREYQEKGHLVAMTGDGTNDAPALAQADVAMAMNTGTQAAKEAGNMIDLDSSPTKLLQVVQIGKQLLMTRGALTTFSIANDIAKYFAVIPVLFYSIYPQLDRLNVMALGSPLTAILSAVIYNAVVIVALIPLALKGVKYQEKPASQILRHNLLVYGLGGIIAPFIFIKLIDVILSLIIL; encoded by the coding sequence ATGAAGAAAATCTATCAATGGGCGGTGGGTCAGTCCTTCAAAAAACTAGACCCGCGCCAGCAAATTAAAAATCCGGTGATGTTTGTCGTCTATCTGGGCGCCATCATCACGACCGTATTATGCTTTTACCCCATGCGTGTACCGGTTTGGTTTAGCATCTCTGTGACACTCTTTCTCTGGTTGACCTTGCTCTTTGCCAATTTTGCTGAAGCGGTTGCCGAAGGGCGCGGAAAAGCGCAGGCGGATAGCTTGAAAGAAGCGAAGAAGGAAGTCATGACCTACAAAATCAATCGCTTAGAAGATATTAAAGACGAAAATTTTATCGAGCTTCGTTCCTCTGATTTGAAGCGCGGCGACTTGGTGTACGTCCGTGCCGGAGAACAAATTCCCGCAGACGGTGACGTAATCGAAGGCGCAGCCTCTGTTGATGAAAGTGCCATCACCGGCGAATCGGCACCTGTTATTCGTGAATCTGGCGGCGATAGAAGTGCGGTGACTGGTGGGACAACGGTGGTCTCTGACTATTTGGTGATTCGAGTGACTTCCGAAAATGGGCAATCGTTTTTGGACAAAATGATCGCGATGGTGGAGGGCACCCAACGAAAAAAGACGCCGAATGAGATCGGGCTGCAAATTTTTCTGATCACACTGACGATCATTTTCTTAACCGTCTCCATCACATTAGTTCCCTTTACGGCTTTTAGCAGTCAGCTATCTGGAAAGGGAGAGGCGCTATCAATGATCATCGTGATCGCGTTATTGATCTGTCTGGCACCAACGACGATCGGCGCCTTGATTTCCTCTATTGGGATCGCTGGCATGAGCCGTTTGACAAAGGAAAATGTGATTGCTATGAGCGGTCGTGCCATTGAGGCGGCGGGGGACGTCGATGTTCTTTTATTGGATAAAACAGGAACCATTACACTGGGCAATCGACGTGCCAGTGAATTCATCCCCGTCCATGGTGTCAGTGAAGAACAGCTTGCAGACGCTGCGCAGTTGTCCTCCTTGGCAGATGAAACGGCAGAAGGACGAAGCATTGTGATCCTAGCCAAAGAGCGATTCAATCTACGGGAAAGAGCGTTCCAGCAGTCTGAAGTGAAATTTATTGATTTCAGTGCGAAGACACGGATGAGCGGCATTGATTACCGCGGAGATGTGATTCGCAAAGGTGCGGCGGATACCATGAAAAAATACGTGCAGGCCAACGGCGAAAGCTACCCCGCTGAATGTGATGAGATCGTTGATAAGATCGCGCGATCAGGGGGAACGCCACTAGTAGTGGTGAAAAATAATCGGGTGATGGGTGTCGTCTACTTGAAGGACATCGTAAAAAATGGCGTCAAAGAAAAATTTGGCGATATGCGTAAAATGGGCATCAAAACCATTATGATCACCGGAGATAATCCTTTGACGGCTGCTGCGATCGCCGCGGAGGCTGGTGTGGATGATTTTCTGGCAGAAGCAACGCCAGAGAACAAGATGGATCTGATTCGTGAGTACCAAGAAAAGGGACACCTTGTCGCCATGACAGGAGATGGGACCAACGATGCGCCGGCACTGGCGCAAGCGGATGTGGCGATGGCGATGAACACTGGGACGCAGGCCGCCAAGGAAGCCGGGAATATGATCGACTTAGATTCAAGCCCCACGAAGCTGCTGCAGGTCGTTCAAATCGGGAAGCAATTGTTAATGACGCGGGGCGCCTTGACCACGTTTAGTATTGCCAACGATATCGCCAAGTATTTCGCGGTGATACCCGTGTTATTTTATAGCATCTATCCGCAACTGGATCGGTTGAATGTCATGGCATTAGGCAGTCCCTTGACGGCGATTTTATCCGCAGTTATCTACAATGCAGTAGTGATCGTCGCGCTGATCCCACTGGCACTAAAAGGCGTGAAGTATCAAGAAAAGCCGGCGAGTCAAATCTTGCGGCACAATCTACTCGTCTACGGGCTAGGTGGGATCATCGCGCCATTTATTTTTATCAAACTAATCGATGTGATTCTTTCACTGATCATTTTATAA